The proteins below are encoded in one region of Lactuca sativa cultivar Salinas chromosome 3, Lsat_Salinas_v11, whole genome shotgun sequence:
- the LOC111911369 gene encoding zinc finger BED domain-containing protein RICESLEEPER 2-like: MEIEKKKVLCFSSQESHLGVDIGKMVEKCLMEWEIENVFTISVDNASANDVAIDFLKKSFQNSNKCLLNGKWMHIRCVAHILNLVVQDGIKKVDKAVEIVRWAVKWIRQSPSRIHKFTKFAEVANPGITKHLKRDVPTRWNSTYHMLEIAQAYEKTFERYDLEEFDFRNEIEKAGLSIPSSSDWERVRNVCHFLKPFHDVTLRISGTLYVTSNTCIEDIFSIRTLLDDAISDSSLCDIALAMKIKFDKYFGDIEKMNLLLYFALILDPRNKVKYLVILLEDRYGEKGMEAKKKYIMDSMYELYNDYIRIHSPSSTSSTTESTISSSILGKRQNPDFTAPNPH; encoded by the coding sequence atggaaattgaaaaaaaaaaagtgttgTGTTTTTCTTCTCAAGAGAGTCACCTCGGGGTTGATATTGGAAAAATGGTTGAGAAGTGTTTAATGGAGTGGGAAATAGAAAATGTTTTCACAATTTCTGTTGATAATGCAAGTGCGAATGATGTGGCAATTGACTTCTtgaaaaaaagttttcaaaactcCAACAAGTGTCTTTTAAATGGGAAATGGATGCACATTCGATGTGTTGCCCACATTTTAAATTTAGTGGTGCAAGATGGCATAAAAAAAGTTGATAAGGCGGTTGAGATAGTTCGATGGGCGGTTAAATGGATTAGGCAATCGCCTTCTAGAATTCATAAGTTTACCAAGTTTGCTGAGGTTGCTAATCCCGGTATAACAAAACACTTGAAAAGAGATGTTCCAACAAGATGGAACTCTACTTACCATATGTTGGAAATTGCCCAAGCTTACGAAAAAACTTTTGAAAGATATGATCTTGAGGAATTTGATTTTCGGAACGAAATTGAAAAGGCGGGTTTGTCGATACCTTCATCAAGCGATTGGGAAAGGGTTAGGAATGTATGccattttttaaaaccttttcatgatGTTACTTTGAGGATTTCCGGGACACTTTATGTGACATCAAACACGTGCATTGAAGACATATTTTCCATTCGTACGCTCTTGGATGATGCTATTTCCGATTCTAGTCTTTGTGATATTGCATTGGCCATGAAAATAAAGTTTGACAAGTATTTTGGCGACATAGAAAAAATGAATTTATTGCTTTACTTTGCTTTGATTCTTGATCCGAGGAACAAAGTAAAGTATTTGGTTATACTATTAGAGGACCGTTATGGAGAAAAAGGGATGGAGGCCAAAAAGAAATATATCATGGATTCTATGTATGAATTATATAATGATTATATTAGAATTCATTCTCCAAGTTCTACTTCAAGTACTACCGAGTCTACCATTTCATCATCGATATTAGGGAAACGCCAAAACCCAGATTTTACAGCACCTAACCCCCATTGA